In Pseudomonadota bacterium, one DNA window encodes the following:
- a CDS encoding AMP-binding protein, which produces MTTINRSAGFLNKERETASAAEWQSYNDEQVRDLCVMAYREAPAITKIFADAGVTPDDIKGTADLAKLPVTSKSKLAQLQAENPPFGGFLTVPVNELKRIFMSPGPIYDPQGRVPDFWGWSEGFYAAGFRPQDVVINTFGYQMTPAGLMFEESLLEIGCCVLPTGVGNTETQVQLMKNLGVTGFVGMASFLRKIGEKAREMGIDPRNDLQLEIGYVAAEILTDALRAEVEEMYGMTLCQGYGTADCGCLAYECREKSGMHFTSNAYVEIVDPQTGKPLGPGEPGEVVVTMFNPIYPLIRFGTGDLSAFTEEPCSCGRTAPRLTRIMGRVDQITKVKGMFVHPSQADKVVAGFPQVANYQIVVTREQNNDIMTFDLEMKEQPADVDTFTKEFVAAVQDGIKLRPVVNLLPVGAVTDGGKKIRDERKWD; this is translated from the coding sequence ATGACGACGATAAACCGCAGTGCCGGTTTTTTAAATAAAGAGCGGGAAACCGCATCCGCTGCCGAATGGCAGTCTTATAATGATGAACAGGTGAGAGACTTGTGCGTTATGGCCTATCGGGAGGCTCCGGCCATTACTAAAATATTTGCTGATGCCGGCGTTACCCCGGATGATATTAAAGGAACGGCTGACCTGGCAAAACTTCCGGTAACCTCGAAGAGCAAACTGGCACAGCTGCAGGCGGAAAATCCGCCTTTTGGTGGCTTTCTGACCGTACCGGTCAATGAGTTGAAGCGTATTTTCATGTCACCCGGGCCAATTTACGACCCCCAGGGACGGGTGCCGGATTTCTGGGGCTGGTCCGAAGGGTTTTATGCCGCTGGCTTTCGTCCTCAAGATGTGGTGATTAATACCTTTGGCTACCAAATGACTCCGGCAGGCCTGATGTTCGAGGAATCATTGTTGGAGATTGGTTGTTGTGTCCTGCCCACCGGGGTTGGCAATACGGAAACCCAGGTGCAGCTGATGAAAAACCTGGGAGTGACCGGATTTGTGGGGATGGCCAGTTTCTTACGTAAAATTGGCGAGAAAGCCCGGGAGATGGGGATTGATCCCCGTAATGATCTGCAGCTGGAAATTGGTTATGTGGCTGCCGAGATATTAACTGATGCCTTGCGGGCGGAAGTGGAAGAAATGTACGGTATGACCCTGTGCCAGGGATATGGAACCGCGGATTGTGGTTGCCTTGCCTATGAATGTCGGGAGAAAAGCGGCATGCATTTTACCAGCAATGCCTATGTGGAGATTGTTGATCCCCAGACCGGGAAACCCCTGGGCCCAGGTGAACCGGGAGAAGTGGTAGTGACCATGTTTAACCCGATCTACCCTCTGATTCGCTTCGGAACCGGTGATTTATCCGCTTTTACCGAAGAGCCCTGTTCCTGTGGCCGCACCGCGCCGCGGTTGACCAGAATCATGGGTCGGGTTGATCAGATAACCAAAGTTAAAGGCATGTTTGTTCATCCTTCCCAGGCCGATAAAGTGGTGGCCGGATTTCCCCAGGTGGCCAATTACCAGATCGTCGTTACCCGAGAACAGAATAATGACATCATGACCTTTGATCTGGAGATGAAGGAACAACCCGCTGATGTGGATACATTCACTAAAGAG